In Vitis riparia cultivar Riparia Gloire de Montpellier isolate 1030 chromosome 19, EGFV_Vit.rip_1.0, whole genome shotgun sequence, the following proteins share a genomic window:
- the LOC117908058 gene encoding uncharacterized protein LOC117908058 isoform X1: protein MMEENLLHNESMEEEEEEYVLLNLDEVRGQVDIPPNAPYVLSGLDTLSPILVIGDSLKLIGEYEETIGTCLVFSEGQATPVVHEETGPSEANLFSGTFIIDPNQAPAKEVKPIASLQKILRFRVLHEGDVQDATSEPVDI from the exons ATGATGGAGGAAAATTTGCTGCACAACGAGAGtatggaggaggaagaagaagagtatGTATTGCTGAATCTGGATGAGGTTAGAGGCCAAGTTGATATCCCACCAAATGCCCCATATGTTCTATCC GGTCTAGACACGCTGAGCCCAATATTGGTTATAGGCGACAGCTTGAAGCTG ATTGGGGAATATGAAGAAACAATTGGTACATGCTTGGTTTTCTCAGAAGGCC AGGCCACCCCTGTGGTTCATGAAGAGACGGGACCATCTGAAGCAAATCTTTTTTCAGGCACATTCATAATAGATCCTAATCAAGCTCCAGCCAAGGAAGTTAAACCGATTGCTAGCCTCCAGAAAATTTTGAGGTTTAGAGTATTACACGAAGGTGATGTTCAAGATGCAACTTCTGAACCTGTTGATATTTGA
- the LOC117908058 gene encoding general transcription factor 3C polypeptide 6-like isoform X2, protein MMEENLLHNESMEEEEEEYVLLNLDEVRGQVDIPPNAPYVLSGLDTLSPILVIGDSLKLIGEYEETIGTCLVFSEGRKCGSLPKKIGHPCGS, encoded by the exons ATGATGGAGGAAAATTTGCTGCACAACGAGAGtatggaggaggaagaagaagagtatGTATTGCTGAATCTGGATGAGGTTAGAGGCCAAGTTGATATCCCACCAAATGCCCCATATGTTCTATCC GGTCTAGACACGCTGAGCCCAATATTGGTTATAGGCGACAGCTTGAAGCTG ATTGGGGAATATGAAGAAACAATTGGTACATGCTTGGTTTTCTCAGAAGGCCGTAAGTGTGGTTCCTTACCCAAGAAAAT AGGCCACCCCTGTGGTTCATGA
- the LOC117909211 gene encoding ultraviolet-B receptor UVR8 isoform X2, whose translation MANRYWSVSFEELPSHLILEILSSGRLSAVDLVCLELTSRTFGASHGLYPHKFRSLVDFAAFQLCGSHPIYAALSLNAQKDLFDRCGENWKRVLRFLQSVEQSSYISETSAGNITTGRYHTLLIKDSSVYSCGSSLCGVLGHGPETTQCVAFSRINFPPLAHVAQVSASHNHAAFVMQSGEVFTCGDNSSFCCGHGDTVRPIFRPRLVEALKGVPCKQVAAGLSFTVFLTMKGHVYTCGTNTHGQLGHGDTVDRRTPKIVELLEGVGPVVQIAAGPSYAMAVTDDGTVHSFGSGSNFCLGHGEQHNELRPRAIQSFRRKTIHVVRISAGDEHVVALDSSGFVYTWGKGYCGALGHGDEIDKTTPEILSSLKSHLAVQVCARKRKTFVLVDSGSVYGFGWMGFGSLGFPDRGASDKVMRPWILDSLRGHYISQISTGLYHTVAVTNKGQIFGFGDNERAQLGHDTLRGCPVPTEIFVQEATDDAGLVSESR comes from the exons ATGGCAAACCGTTATTGGTCTGTTTCTTTTGAGGAATTGCCCTCACATTTGATTCTAGAGATCTTGAGCTCAGGGCGGTTGAGTGCAGTGGATCTTGTTTGTTTAGAGCTGACATCACGGACTTTTGGTGCAAGTCATGGGTTGTACCCACACAAGTTTAGGTCTCTGGTGGATTTTGCGGCGTTTCAGCTATGTGGTTCTCATCCCATTTATGCAGCATTGAGTTTGAATGCGCAGAAAGATCTCTTTGATCGGTGTGGGGAAAATTGGAAGCGGGTTTTAAGATTCTTGCAATCTGTGGAGCAGTCATCATATATAAGCGAGACATCAGCAGGCAAT ATTACAACTGGACGATATCACACATTGCTGATCAAGGATTCATCAGTGTACTCTTGTGGTTCAAGTTTGTGTGGTGTTCTTGGTCATGGTCCTGAAACAACACAATGTGTGGCATTTAGCAGGATTAATTTCCCACCTTTGGCACATGTGGCCCAAGTCTCAGCCTCCCACAATCATGCAGCCTTTGTCATGCAGTCTGGAGAG GTTTTCACCTGTGGAGATAATTCATCCTTTTGCTGTGGGCATGGAGATACGGTTCGTCCCATATTCCGGCCCAGACTTGTTGAAGCACTGAAGGGAGTTCCTTGCAAGCAG GTTGCTGCTGGGCTTAGTTTTACCGTGTTTCTCACAATGAAAGGCCATGTCTATACATGTGGAACGAACACACATGGCCAGCTTGGTCATGGTGATACTGTTGACAGACGGACCCCCAAAATTGTTGAACTACTTGAAGGTGTTGGTCCTGTGGTTCAGATTGCTGCAGGTCCAAGTTATGCCATGGCCGTAACTGATGATGGGACTGTCCACTCTTTCGGGTCTGGGTCCAATTTCTGTCTTGGCCATGGTGAGCAGCATAATGAGCTCCGACCACGTGCAATCCAATCATTTAGAAGAAAGACTATTCATGTAGTTCGCATCTCTGCTGGTGATGAGCATGTGGTGGCACTTGATTCCAGTGGATTT GTATATACCTGGGGCAAAGGTTATTGTGGTGCATTGGGCCATGGTGATGAGATTGATAAGACTACTCCTGAAATCTTAAGCAGCCTTAAGAGCCACCTTGCTGTGCAG GTTTGTGCACGGAAGAGGAAAACCTTTGTCTTGGTGGATTCCGGTTCTGTATATGGCTTTGGATGGATGGGTTTTGGTAGTCTTGGGTTTCCAGACAGGGGAGCTTCTGATAAAGTCATGAGGCCTTGGATCCTTGATAGCTTAAGAGGCCACTACATTTCTCAAATAAGCACAGGTCTGTACCACACCGTTGCAGTCACTAATAAGGGTCAAATCTTTGGGTTTGGTGACAATGAAAGAGCACAACTCGGGCATGACACCTTGAGAGGATGCCCTGTACCTACTGAAATTTTTGTTCAAGAAGCAACTGATGATGCAGGCCTTGTCTCGGAAAGTAGGTGA
- the LOC117909211 gene encoding ultraviolet-B receptor UVR8 isoform X1 — protein MANRYWSVSFEELPSHLILEILSSGRLSAVDLVCLELTSRTFGASHGLYPHKFRSLVDFAAFQLCGSHPIYAALSLNAQKDLFDRCGENWKRVLRFLQSVEQSSYISETSAGNMQITTGRYHTLLIKDSSVYSCGSSLCGVLGHGPETTQCVAFSRINFPPLAHVAQVSASHNHAAFVMQSGEVFTCGDNSSFCCGHGDTVRPIFRPRLVEALKGVPCKQVAAGLSFTVFLTMKGHVYTCGTNTHGQLGHGDTVDRRTPKIVELLEGVGPVVQIAAGPSYAMAVTDDGTVHSFGSGSNFCLGHGEQHNELRPRAIQSFRRKTIHVVRISAGDEHVVALDSSGFVYTWGKGYCGALGHGDEIDKTTPEILSSLKSHLAVQVCARKRKTFVLVDSGSVYGFGWMGFGSLGFPDRGASDKVMRPWILDSLRGHYISQISTGLYHTVAVTNKGQIFGFGDNERAQLGHDTLRGCPVPTEIFVQEATDDAGLVSESR, from the exons ATGGCAAACCGTTATTGGTCTGTTTCTTTTGAGGAATTGCCCTCACATTTGATTCTAGAGATCTTGAGCTCAGGGCGGTTGAGTGCAGTGGATCTTGTTTGTTTAGAGCTGACATCACGGACTTTTGGTGCAAGTCATGGGTTGTACCCACACAAGTTTAGGTCTCTGGTGGATTTTGCGGCGTTTCAGCTATGTGGTTCTCATCCCATTTATGCAGCATTGAGTTTGAATGCGCAGAAAGATCTCTTTGATCGGTGTGGGGAAAATTGGAAGCGGGTTTTAAGATTCTTGCAATCTGTGGAGCAGTCATCATATATAAGCGAGACATCAGCAGGCAAT ATGCAGATTACAACTGGACGATATCACACATTGCTGATCAAGGATTCATCAGTGTACTCTTGTGGTTCAAGTTTGTGTGGTGTTCTTGGTCATGGTCCTGAAACAACACAATGTGTGGCATTTAGCAGGATTAATTTCCCACCTTTGGCACATGTGGCCCAAGTCTCAGCCTCCCACAATCATGCAGCCTTTGTCATGCAGTCTGGAGAG GTTTTCACCTGTGGAGATAATTCATCCTTTTGCTGTGGGCATGGAGATACGGTTCGTCCCATATTCCGGCCCAGACTTGTTGAAGCACTGAAGGGAGTTCCTTGCAAGCAG GTTGCTGCTGGGCTTAGTTTTACCGTGTTTCTCACAATGAAAGGCCATGTCTATACATGTGGAACGAACACACATGGCCAGCTTGGTCATGGTGATACTGTTGACAGACGGACCCCCAAAATTGTTGAACTACTTGAAGGTGTTGGTCCTGTGGTTCAGATTGCTGCAGGTCCAAGTTATGCCATGGCCGTAACTGATGATGGGACTGTCCACTCTTTCGGGTCTGGGTCCAATTTCTGTCTTGGCCATGGTGAGCAGCATAATGAGCTCCGACCACGTGCAATCCAATCATTTAGAAGAAAGACTATTCATGTAGTTCGCATCTCTGCTGGTGATGAGCATGTGGTGGCACTTGATTCCAGTGGATTT GTATATACCTGGGGCAAAGGTTATTGTGGTGCATTGGGCCATGGTGATGAGATTGATAAGACTACTCCTGAAATCTTAAGCAGCCTTAAGAGCCACCTTGCTGTGCAG GTTTGTGCACGGAAGAGGAAAACCTTTGTCTTGGTGGATTCCGGTTCTGTATATGGCTTTGGATGGATGGGTTTTGGTAGTCTTGGGTTTCCAGACAGGGGAGCTTCTGATAAAGTCATGAGGCCTTGGATCCTTGATAGCTTAAGAGGCCACTACATTTCTCAAATAAGCACAGGTCTGTACCACACCGTTGCAGTCACTAATAAGGGTCAAATCTTTGGGTTTGGTGACAATGAAAGAGCACAACTCGGGCATGACACCTTGAGAGGATGCCCTGTACCTACTGAAATTTTTGTTCAAGAAGCAACTGATGATGCAGGCCTTGTCTCGGAAAGTAGGTGA
- the LOC117909671 gene encoding CBS domain-containing protein CBSX5-like, which produces MAFSLLAHVVSDLCLGKPALRSLSISATVGEALSALKTSEDSFISVWSCDHSANIQDECRCVGKICMVDVVCYLCKDDNLLSPSSALKSPVSDLLPNIPGLVMHVEPHSSLLEAIDLILQGAQNLVVPIRSSISNSSRRKLYQKPQTSPTTMHKGCEYCWLTQEDVVRYLLSSIGLLSPIAALPIDTLRIIDTDVLAINYHSPASSSLPAILRSLRDQTSVAVVDENGALIGEISPFTLACCDETVAAAITTLSSGDLMSYIDCGGPPEEMVKMVKTRLKQRNLEGMLEEFALDSSSTSSLSSSSSDEESSPSPKTALSRPGKYSRSSSYSARMVRRAEAIVCHPGSSLVAVMIQAIAHRVNYVWVIEDDCCLAGIVTFSSMLKIFREHLQSMA; this is translated from the exons ATGGCCTTTAGCTTGCTAGCACATGTGGTGTCTGACCTCTGCCTGGGGAAGCCTGCTCTGAGGTCTCTCTCCATTTCTGCCACCGTCGGCGAGGCCTTGTCGGCGCTCAAGACGTCGGAGGACAGCTTTATCAGTGTATGGAGCTGTGACCACTCTGCTAATATCCAGGACGAGTGTCGGTGTGTTGGAAAGATTTGCATGGTAGATGTTGTGTGCTATCTCTGTAAAGATGACAACCTGTTGTCCCCATCTTCTGCATTGAAGTCACCCGTCTCTGACCTCTTGCCTAACATTCCAGGCCTGGTGATGCATGTGGAGCCACACTCGAG CTTATTGGAAGCAATCGACCTGATTCTCCAAGGTGCCCAGAACTTGGTGGTTCCGATTCGGAGCAGCATCAGCAACAGCTCAAGGAGGAAACTGTATCAAAAGCCCCAAACCAGTCCGACCACCATGCATAAGGGCTGTGAATACTGCTGGCTAACTCAAGAAGATGTGGTCCGATACCTCCTCAGCTCAATCGGCCTTTTATCCCCCATCGCCGCCCTTCCCATCGACACGCTCAGGATCATCGACACTGACGTATTAGCCATCAACTACCACTCCCCAGCCTCCTCATCGCTCCCTGCAATCCTGCGCTCCCTCAGGGACCAAACTTCGGTTGCAGTCGTCGACGAAAATGGAGCTCTGATAGGCGAGATATCGCCCTTCACCCTCGCCTGCTGCGATGAAACTGTGGCGGCCGCCATCACCACCCTCTCCTCCGGGGACCTCATGTCCTACATAGACTGCGGAGGCCCGCCGGAGGAGATGGTCAAGATGGTGAAAACCAGGCTGAAGCAGAGGAACCTGGAGGGAATGTTGGAGGAATTCGCCCTCGattcatcttcaacttcatctctGTCATCCTCTTCTTCGGATGAGGAGTCCTCGCCCTCCCCCAAGACTGCATTGTCCCGTCCAGGGAAGTACAGTAGGTCCAGCAGCTACTCAGCCAGGATGGTGAGAAGGGCTGAGGCCATTGTCTGCCATCCAGGGAGCTCGCTGGTGGCAGTGATGATTCAGGCCATTGCCCATCGGGTGAATTATGTTTGGGTGATAGAAGATGATTGTTGTTTGGCTGGTATTGTCACATTTTCTTCCATGCTGAAAATTTTCCGGGAACATTTACAATCCATGGCATAG